The following is a genomic window from Cetobacterium somerae ATCC BAA-474.
TATTATAATTATTGCTGCTATCAACAACATTATAAAACTTACAACATGCGGGGCTCTAAACCCATACAACATTAAATCTTCTGCTCTAAAGAAACTCACAATTATACGATTAATACTATATATTATTATATATGTCCACCAAATTGTTCCTGTAGCATAATTTTTTTTCCTCATAAAAAAATATAAAAAGAAAAAACCTATAAAATTAAGTGCTGCTTCATAAAGCATTGCTGGATGAAGAGGTAAATTAGGAAATTCTGATCCTGCTGGTGATGATGTCGGAAACACTAATCCCCAAGGAACTAACTCTTTATATTGAGCTTTTTCAGTTAAACTCATCAAATTATAACTATTATACCATTGATAAAAACTTGGTTTTAAATTAAATATCACTTTTAGTGGAGTAAATGTTGGAACACCATGTACTTCTCCATTTGCTAAGTTTCCAAACCTACCTATACCTTGACCTAAAAGTAGCAAAGGTGCAACCATATCTCCTAATAAAAATGGATTTAACTTTTTCCTATGAGCATAAATCAAAGTTCCTATAAATCCACCTATTATACCACCATGTATAGCCATTCCACCTTTCCATACAGCTATTATATCCTGAGGATGAGAAAAGTAATAAGTATAATTGAACAATACATAATACAATCTTCCTCCTAAAAGACCTGACAGCATTGCAATAAAAGCGTAATCTTCAATAATATTTTTTGATATTCCTTTTTTATCAGCTTCTTTTTTTAACAATTCTATTCCTATAAAAAATGCAATTGCGTAACACAATCCATAATAGCTTAATTTAAAACTGCCTATTTGTAAAAATATTGGATTCATATAAAATCTCCCTATTTGTAATTTTTGTATATCTAGCTTTGATTTGATTATATCACCACTTCGAATTTTCGTAAAACTTTTTTTATTTTTTTCTACATTATTTATTAAACCAATGTCCTTTTTATATTTTTTTTGTATAGTTTTTGTTAACCTATATTTAATTATTGTTTATTTTTACAATTATAGTTGAATTTTTAATGATTTTAGATTAAAATATATACAGTTAATATAGACTAAAATATCAAGGAGGAAAATATGCATTATCATGCGCCTATTACAGAAAAAGTTTTCTGGATTGGAACTAACGATAGAAAAACTGAAAGATTTGAAAATTATTTGCCATTACCGCAAGGTGTTGCTTATAACTCATATTTAATAAACGATGAAAAAACTTGTATCATCGATACAGTTGATTTCTCAACTGCTGGATTATTTATTGAAAAAATAAATGGAATTTTAAAAGGAAAAGCTCTTAACTATATTATAGTTAACCACATGGAACCTGATCATTCTGGTTCTTTAGGGGAGGTTATGGCTCACTTTCCTGAGGCAAAACTTATTGGTAATGTGATTACATTAAAAATGATTAAAGCTTTTATTCCTGATTTTGATGAAGCAAAATTTATCTGTATAAAAGAGGGAGATAAATTAAGTTTAGGTCATCATACTCTAACTTTTGCTATGGTACCTATGGTTCACTGGCCTGAATCAATGGTTACATATGATATAACTGATAAAATTTTATTCTCTAATGATGCCTTTGGAAGTTTTGGAACTTTAGACGGTGGAATTTTTGATGACGAAATTAACTTCTCTTTCTACGAAGATGAAATGAGAAGATATTATTCTAACATAGTTGGAAAATATGGACCTCAAGTTTTGAATGCTATTAATAAATTAGGTGGACTTGAAATAAAATATATTTGTCCTTCTCATGGAATTTTATGGAGAAAAGATATCTCTGTAGTTATCAATCACTTTGCTAATTGGGCAAGCTTTACTCCTGAAGAAGAGGGTGTTGTTATCGTATATGGTACTTTATATGGAACAACTGCAAAAATGGCAAATGTTATTGCTAGAGAACTTGCTTGGAATGGAATTAAAAATATAAAAATATATGATGCCTCAAAAACTGATCACTCATACATTATTAGCGATATTTGGAAATATAAAGGGCTTATTATTGGATCTGCAGCTCATAACAATGATGTTTATCCTGTTTTACAAGGACTTTTACATAAATTAAAGAATTACGGTTTAAAAAATAGATATCTTGGAATTTTCGGAAATATGCTTTGGAGTGGTGGTGGAGTAAGAGGAATACAAGCCTTTGCTGACGCCCTTCCTGGTTTAGAAGTTATCGCTGATGCTGTTGAAGCTAAAGGAGAACCAACTCCAGACGATCAAAGAAAATTAGAAAATATTGCTAAAGCTATGGCTGAAAAGTTAAAAAGTGAAAGACAGTAATATCTAAGACTTTAAAGAGAGCAAAACATGCTCTCTTTTTTTACGTTAGGGAGGTTTTTAATGAAAAAAAATATTAAACAAATTAATAAAGAAGCGATTATTACTTGTTTACTGTATCTTTTTTATTTTTGCTGGTGGTATTATTTCGCATATATTTATAAATCAGATACTAATGAATTTATTTTAGGTTTACCTAGTTGGTTTTTCTATTCATGCGTTTTAGGATTAGTTGTTATAAACGTATTAGTTTTTATAGCAGTTAAATGCTTTTTTAAAGATGTCGATTTAGATTAGGAGGATTAATGCTTATACTTTTACCAATTATTTTATATCTTTTTTTAATGTTAGGTGTTGCTTGGAAAGTCAATAAAATTAAAAATAGCGGTAGCGTTGATTTTATGGAGGAATACTTTATTGGAAGTAGAAATATGGGGGGATTTGTTCTTGCTATGACAATTATTGCTACTTATATAGGTGCTAGCTCATTTATAGGTGGACCTGGAGTTGCGTATAAATTAGGACTTGGATGGGTTTTACTTGCATGTATTCAAACACCTACTGCTTTTTTAACCTTAGGGATTTTAGGAAAGCGTTTAGCTATAATATCACGTAAAATTGGTGGTCTTACTATCACTGATTTACTTAGGGCAAGATATAAAAATGATATTGTTGTTATTCTGGGGTCTGTTATCATGCTAGTTTTCTTTATTGGAACTGTTGTTGCAAACTTTGTTGGTGGAGCAAGACTTTTTGAAAGTGTCACTGGGCTTCCCTATATTGTTGGATTAGTTATTTTTTCCTTTGTTATAATTACTTATACAACTATCGGTGGATTTAGAGCTGTTGCTCTAACAGACGCTATTCAAGGTGGGGTTATGTTAATTGCTTCAGGTATTTTATTTTTCACTCTTTTAAAAAATGGCGGTGGAATGGAAAATATTATGAGAACAATTGAGCAAACAAATCCTGCTCTTTTGACACCAGATTCTGGTGGAGCAATTGCTAAACCATTTATTCTTTCTTTTTGGATGTTAGTAGGAGTTGCTATTCTTGGTCTTCCTGCTACATCTGTTAGATGTATGGGATTTAAAGATAGCAAATCGATGCATAATGCTATGATTATTGGAACATCTGTTGTTGGGATTTTAATGCTTATTATGCATTTAATTGGAGTTATGGGAGTTGCTATTCTTCCTGGAATAACTATTGGTGATAAAATAATTCCGACCTTAGCAATTTCAAAATTACATCCTATTTTAGCTGGTGTATTTATAGGTGGGCCTCTTGCTGCCATTATGTCTACCGTTGATTCATTTTTAATTTTATCATCTGCAACTATTGTCAAAGATTTATATATTAACTATATTAATCCAAATCCTGGAGATAAAAAAATTAAAAAACTTTCACTATTTACTTCACTATTTATAGGAGTAATTGTTTTTCTTTTATCACTTGATCCTCCTGAACTTTTAGTTTGGATAAATCTTTTTGCTCTAGCAGGTCAAGAAGCTGCATTTTTCTGTCCTATTATTATGGGATTATATTGGAAAAGGGCTAACGCTCTTGGTGCTATATCCTCTATGATTTTTGGTGTAGCTTCATATATATATTTTTCTGTTTTTAAAATTAGTTTTTCTGGGCTTCATCAAATTGTACCAGTTATTGCCATGAGTTTATTAGTCTTCATTTTAGGGTCTTTCTTAGGTGAAAAACCTGATGATGAAACTATTGATATCTTCTTCAATCTTTAAAGATAGAAATGCTCGAGATTATCTCGAGCATTTTATTTCTATAACTTCACCTGGTTTATTTAGACTATACCCATCTAAACTCTCTATTTTTTTCTTTAAAAAATCAGATTTCAAAAATTTAATAAACTCTTTAATTTTTTCACTATTTTTTATTTCTGGATTTATTAAAAAATCATACTCCTCTTTAGCTAAGGGAATAAAATCTAAATCTGCTATTTTAGCAGCCTCCATTATTCCTAATCCAGCTTCAGCTGTTCCATTTTTTATAGCCATTGCTACATCTAAATGAGTTGCAACTTCATAGTCATACCCTTTTAAATTTATATAATCTAAGTTTTCATCTTTTAACCAATAATCTAAAAGTATCCTTGTTCCTGATCCTCTTTGTCTATTTACAAATTTAATATTTTTTTCTAATATATCTTTGATTTCCTTTAAATTTAAAGGGTTTCCTTTTTGGACTATTAACCCCTGGATTCTTTCGACACCTTTCACTAACATCATATCTTCACTTGGAAAATATTTTTTTATAAAAGAAATATTATATTCTCCACTTTCTTCATCTAACATATGAATGGGTGCAATATCTGTATTTCTCTGCTTTATTGCTAATATCCCTCCGAAACTTCCCACATGAGTAGAGCATAGTTTTATAGAATCCCCAATTAAGTCCATAACAATATCATGACTTCCTATTGATACTAAATTATTATCTATCTCTTTTAATGGTTTTAATAACCTTACCTTTACTCTCTCTCCTAAACCAATCCCTTCAACTGATTTAGATATTTCCAAAATTCCATCTGCTTTTGATAAGCTCGTTGTAATCCCCGCTCCTCTAGCTAAAGGCATTACTATATACTCATCTTTATTTTTATGTAGAGTTACCCTCACAAGCTCTTTATGTTTTAAAGACGACACAATACTTTTTCCTAATTTTCCCTCTATAAAATTTTCAACATTAAAAATATTAGTCATCTTTTCTAAAAGTGGTTTCATAAATATATCCATCGCTAAATATGCTGAAACTGGATAGCCTGGTATCCCTATAACTGGTTTTCCATTTATTTTTCCTAATATT
Proteins encoded in this region:
- the panF gene encoding sodium/pantothenate symporter, which gives rise to MLILLPIILYLFLMLGVAWKVNKIKNSGSVDFMEEYFIGSRNMGGFVLAMTIIATYIGASSFIGGPGVAYKLGLGWVLLACIQTPTAFLTLGILGKRLAIISRKIGGLTITDLLRARYKNDIVVILGSVIMLVFFIGTVVANFVGGARLFESVTGLPYIVGLVIFSFVIITYTTIGGFRAVALTDAIQGGVMLIASGILFFTLLKNGGGMENIMRTIEQTNPALLTPDSGGAIAKPFILSFWMLVGVAILGLPATSVRCMGFKDSKSMHNAMIIGTSVVGILMLIMHLIGVMGVAILPGITIGDKIIPTLAISKLHPILAGVFIGGPLAAIMSTVDSFLILSSATIVKDLYINYINPNPGDKKIKKLSLFTSLFIGVIVFLLSLDPPELLVWINLFALAGQEAAFFCPIIMGLYWKRANALGAISSMIFGVASYIYFSVFKISFSGLHQIVPVIAMSLLVFILGSFLGEKPDDETIDIFFNL
- the lgt gene encoding prolipoprotein diacylglyceryl transferase, with product MNPIFLQIGSFKLSYYGLCYAIAFFIGIELLKKEADKKGISKNIIEDYAFIAMLSGLLGGRLYYVLFNYTYYFSHPQDIIAVWKGGMAIHGGIIGGFIGTLIYAHRKKLNPFLLGDMVAPLLLLGQGIGRFGNLANGEVHGVPTFTPLKVIFNLKPSFYQWYNSYNLMSLTEKAQYKELVPWGLVFPTSSPAGSEFPNLPLHPAMLYEAALNFIGFFFLYFFMRKKNYATGTIWWTYIIIYSINRIIVSFFRAEDLMLYGFRAPHVVSFIMLLIAAIIIIVINKKSGSDK
- a CDS encoding FprA family A-type flavoprotein, coding for MHYHAPITEKVFWIGTNDRKTERFENYLPLPQGVAYNSYLINDEKTCIIDTVDFSTAGLFIEKINGILKGKALNYIIVNHMEPDHSGSLGEVMAHFPEAKLIGNVITLKMIKAFIPDFDEAKFICIKEGDKLSLGHHTLTFAMVPMVHWPESMVTYDITDKILFSNDAFGSFGTLDGGIFDDEINFSFYEDEMRRYYSNIVGKYGPQVLNAINKLGGLEIKYICPSHGILWRKDISVVINHFANWASFTPEEEGVVIVYGTLYGTTAKMANVIARELAWNGIKNIKIYDASKTDHSYIISDIWKYKGLIIGSAAHNNDVYPVLQGLLHKLKNYGLKNRYLGIFGNMLWSGGGVRGIQAFADALPGLEVIADAVEAKGEPTPDDQRKLENIAKAMAEKLKSERQ
- a CDS encoding YhdT family protein; its protein translation is MKKNIKQINKEAIITCLLYLFYFCWWYYFAYIYKSDTNEFILGLPSWFFYSCVLGLVVINVLVFIAVKCFFKDVDLD
- a CDS encoding molybdopterin biosynthesis protein, with translation MSKRNIYIDNIDVELALEKYFSEISFDFKSEKISVLDSVGRVTYKAVYANYCSPTYAASAMDGIFLFSEKIKEATEVTPVYLNENDFKYVNTGNPLDLSLGDCVVMIEELIELEDGNFKSIKNAKPWQHIRPIGEDIVAGEMLIKSNHKILPQDLGALITGGIKEIEVYKKPMVAIIPTGDEVIDIFKEEFKEKSVIDCNSYIFSAQIKEWGGIPHIQEKLKDNYNEMKKKLKELSKNYDVLVVNAGSSAGSKDYTKNVIEEIGEVIIHGVAIKPGKPTILGKINGKPVIGIPGYPVSAYLAMDIFMKPLLEKMTNIFNVENFIEGKLGKSIVSSLKHKELVRVTLHKNKDEYIVMPLARGAGITTSLSKADGILEISKSVEGIGLGERVKVRLLKPLKEIDNNLVSIGSHDIVMDLIGDSIKLCSTHVGSFGGILAIKQRNTDIAPIHMLDEESGEYNISFIKKYFPSEDMMLVKGVERIQGLIVQKGNPLNLKEIKDILEKNIKFVNRQRGSGTRILLDYWLKDENLDYINLKGYDYEVATHLDVAMAIKNGTAEAGLGIMEAAKIADLDFIPLAKEEYDFLINPEIKNSEKIKEFIKFLKSDFLKKKIESLDGYSLNKPGEVIEIKCSR